One window from the genome of Pseudanabaena yagii GIHE-NHR1 encodes:
- a CDS encoding phosphoribosylanthranilate isomerase — MKYCACMYIKICGLTKIDQAQAIAQMGVNAIGFICVSSSPRYITTSAIAQITTSLIPDYPTIDLIGVFLNASAEEICQTVEQGGLNGVQLHGDESPEFCHEVRSHLDQLQPNINSNIKLIKALRVKDQAGLEQAQRYSDVVDVILLDAYDPQMAGGTGKTIDWQMLRDFRPHCDWWLAGGLSPENVEQAIALVCPSGLDVSSGVERSAGDKDLSKVKEFVRKLVRPSPLSPLPKGEKGTKN, encoded by the coding sequence ATGAAATATTGTGCTTGTATGTATATCAAAATTTGCGGACTTACGAAAATCGATCAGGCTCAGGCGATCGCCCAAATGGGAGTTAACGCAATTGGTTTTATATGTGTCTCGTCATCACCACGATATATCACTACCTCCGCGATCGCCCAGATTACAACTAGCCTAATACCTGATTATCCTACGATTGATTTGATCGGGGTATTTCTCAACGCTAGCGCCGAGGAAATTTGTCAAACCGTAGAGCAAGGGGGACTTAATGGCGTACAACTACATGGCGATGAATCACCAGAGTTTTGTCATGAGGTGCGATCGCATCTCGATCAACTGCAACCAAATATCAACTCAAACATTAAACTCATCAAAGCCCTTCGAGTCAAAGATCAAGCAGGCTTAGAGCAAGCTCAACGGTATAGTGATGTGGTTGATGTGATTTTACTCGATGCCTACGATCCACAAATGGCGGGAGGCACTGGCAAAACTATCGATTGGCAAATGTTGCGCGATTTCCGTCCCCATTGTGACTGGTGGCTAGCGGGAGGGCTATCTCCAGAAAATGTCGAACAAGCGATCGCGCTAGTATGCCCAAGTGGTTTAGACGTATCAAGTGGGGTAGAACGTTCCGCAGGAGACAAAGATCTATCTAAAGTTAAAGAATTTGTGCGGAAGTTGGTAAGACCCTCACCCCTATCCCCTCTCCCAAAAGGGGAGAAGGGAACAAAAAATTAG